In Agrococcus jenensis, the genomic window GGCGGTGAGCTCGGGGTTCGCGTTCGTCACGTCGGCGATCGTCTGCGCGATCGACCGGTGCGACGAGTACGGGTACATCGAGGTCGTCGTCATGCCGTCGACGATCCACACGAGCCGCTGGTCGACGACTGCCGGGTAGGGATCGCTGTCGAGCGTCAGGTAGGGCGCGACGGCGGCGACGCGGTCGCGCGGGTCGCGGTCGTAGAGGATCTGCGAGTCGGCGGTGACGGCGTCCGACAGGATGATCTGCTCCGACTGGAACTTCAGCGCGTAGACCAGGCGGTTGATGAACGAGTCGAGCTTGGGTCCGCCGTCCTCCGAGAAGGTGGTGTTGGCGTTGCCGCTGCCCTCCTCGGCCGACCGCGGGTAGTCGAGCTCGAGCGGCGCGGAGCCCTCGGCGCCGCCGACGATCGAGTAGTCGGGCGTCGACTCGCCGAAGTAGACGCGCGGCTGGTAGTCGCCGAGCGCGCCCTCGGTCGGGATGCCCTGCTGCAGGAAGACCGGCTGGCCCTCCGGCCCGCGCTGGTTGCCGTACGCCGCGACGACGCCGTAGCCGTGCGTGTAGACGATGTGCCGGTTGTACCAGCTGTCCTCCTCGAGCCCCGAGAGGTCGAGCTCGCGCACCGCGATCACGGTGTCCTGCGTCTGCCCGTCGACCTCGTAGCGGTCGACGTCGAGCTGCTCGGCGAAGCCGTAGTACTGGCGGTACTCCTGCAGGTTCGCGAAGGCGTCGGTGACGAGCGCCGGGTCGATGATGCGGATGTTCGCGGTCGTCTCCGCGTCGGCGCGCAGCGCGCCGGGCTCGGCGTCCGTGCGCGCATCCGACTCGCTCTCGACCATCCCGTCGATGCCCCACGCTGCGCGGGTGGCGTCGATGTTGCGCTGGATGAACGGCTCCTCGAGCGTGCGCGCGCTCGGGTCGACCTGGAACCGCTGCACGATCGCCGGGTAGGCGACGCCCACGACGAGCGAGGCGGCGATGAGCAGCGCGGTGCCGACGATCGCGATGCGCCAGCGGCCGATCACCGCGGTGATGATGAAGAAGATGGCGACGAGGCCCGCGATGCCCGCGAGGATCTGCGCGCCGGGGATGGTCGCGTTGACCTCGGTGTAGCCGGCGCCGGTCGCGAGGAAGCCCTGCGAGGTCATGGCGAGCGCGGCGTACTGGCCGAGCCAGATCGAGACGCCGAGCGCGAGCATGTAGAGCGCGACGATGATCGCGAGCTGGATGCGCGCGGAGCGCGAGATGCGGAACTCGCGGCCCGTCACGCGGATGGCGCCGTAGAGGTAGGCGGTCGCGAGCGTCGCGACGCCGCTGATGAACAGCACCGCGAGCGCGAAGCCGACGATCTGCTGGTACAGCGGCAGCTCGAAGACGTAGAAGCTGATGTCGAACCCGAACTGCGGGTCGGTCTCGCCGAAGGGCGTGCGGTGCAGCCACAGCTGCGCCGTCTCCCACTGCGTCGCGGAGGCGATGCCGGCGAAGAGGCCGAGCACGACGGGCGCGGCCCACATGCCGACCTGGCGCAGCGGCTCGACGAGCTCCTGGTAGCGGTCGAGCTGCGAGTTGAGCTGCGCGTAGACGGGGCGCGAGCGGAAGGCGATCTGCACGCTGAGCGCGAGCGGCACCGCCATGCCCAGGAAGCCGATGAGGAACATGACGGCCATCGAGAGCCAGCGCGTCTGCAGCACCTGCACGAAGCCGAGCTGGTCGAACCACAGCACATCGGCGTAGAACCCCGAGAAGAGCACGAACGCCCCGATGATGGCGGCGACGATCAGGATCGTGATGAGCAGCGGCGATGGACGCTGCCGCCTGACGGTCGCTGGGGTCGGTCGTTCGGCGTTGGAAGACACGTCGTTCAGCTCCAAGGTGCGGGGCGGGCGGTGCCGCTCATGGTATCCGCCCCGCCTATGAGCGAACCGCGCCTAGGGGGCGGGTGCAGCCTCGCACGTCGGGAGCGCCGAGGTGTCCTCGTTCATGGCCACCGCGTCGATCGCCGCCATCGCGTCGTCGAGCGTGTCGACCGCGAAGACGGTGAGCCCCTCCGGCACGTGCCCGGCGACCTCGCCGCAGTTCTCGACCGGTGCGAGGAAGTGCGTCGCGCCGGCGTCGACCGCGCCGTGCATCTTCTGCACGATGCCGCCGATGGGGCCGACGTCGCCGAGCGCGGCGATCGTGCCGGTGCCGGCCCAGCGCGTGCCGGCGGTCATCGCGCCGGGCGTCAGCTCGTCGACGACGCCGAGCGCGAACATCATGCCGGCGCTCGGCCCGCCCACGTTCGGCAGCTGGATGTCGACCTCGAACGGGAACGTGAACTCGTTCGACGGGTAGATGCCGACGATCTTCTGCCCGTCCTCGACGACCGGCGTCACCTCGACGGTGAGCGCCTCGTCGCCGCGCTGGATCTCGAGCGTCGTGGGGCCGTCGACGGCCGCGATGGAGGCGCGGATCGAGAAGACGTCGTACACCGCCTCGCCGTTGACGCGCAGGATGCGGTCGCCCTCCTCGAGCAGGCCCTCCGCGGGCGAGCCGGGGATGACGCCGGCGATGCGCACGTCGCTCTCGACGTCGAGGCCCTCGTGCAGCAGCGCGGCCGCGACGGCGGCCGACTGCGAGTTCTGCATCTCGATGCGGCCAGCCTCGTTCGACTCCTCGACCGACACCTGGGGCGGGAAGGCCGCGGCCATCGGGATGATCGAGTCGGACGGGTCGAGGTAGGCCTCGGCGACGTCGATCCAGGTGAGCGGCCGCTGCGGGTTGCCGAGCAGCGAGACGGTCAGCAGCCGCAGCTCCCCCTCGGTCGGGTACGTCTCGGCGCCGTCGATCGTGATGAGCGGGCCGGCGTCGGTGGCGCCGAGGGTGTCGAAGGTGGGGCCGGGCGTCTCGACGACGTACGGCGAGGGCAGGAAGGCGAGCGCGAGCGACGCGACCGCCGCGATGCCGAGGCCGACCCATCCGGCCCGGCGCACGCGACGGGGCCGCACGTCCGGGAACCGGTGCTGCACCGGGTGTTCGCGGACGGCGGAGGACGGGATGGGCGGATTCCCCGCGGGTTGCGACATGCTGCGGCTAGCGTAGTCGCATGCCTGAGGACTCCGACGATCGACGCCCTGAGGACGAGCTGCGGGAGATGCTGCAGAAGTTCCTGTCGGGCGAGGGACCGATCGATCCCGCCCGACTGGCAGGCGCTGCCGGCATGCCGTCCGACCCCGCGCAGCTGCAGGCCCTGATGGCCCAGCTGCAGGCGGCGCTCGCGCGCACCGAGGACGGCATCGACTGGGAGGCGTCCCGCCGCCAGGCCGCGGCCGTCGTGCAGCGCGACCCCGGCTCGGTGTCGAGCGCCGAGCGCGACGCGGTCCGGCAGGCGGCCGAGCTCGCGGCGCTCTGGCTCAGCGAGACGACCGACATCGGCGCCGCCGCCACCGAGCTGCAGCTGCTCTCGCGGCAGCAATGGGTCGACGCGACCATCCCCGTGTGGCAGGAGATGAGCGAGCCGGTCGCGAACAGCATCTCCGACGCGCTCACGGCCGCGATGCAGGAGCACGCGCCCGAGGAGGCGCAGGAGATGCTCGCCGGCGCCGAGCGGATCCTCCGCAACGTCGGCGGCACGATGTTCGCGATGCAGCTCGGCAACGTGGTCGGCCAGCTCGCCGGTGAGACCGTCGCGGGCGGCGACTTCGGCTTCCCGCTGCTCGAGGGCACCGCGGCGCTGCTGCCGGTCAACCTGCGCGCGGTCGCCGAGGGGCTCGAGATCCCCGAGGACCAGGTGCGCATCTGGATGTCGGCGCGCGAGCTCGCGCACGCCCGGCTCTTCCACCACGCGCGCTGGCTGCGCCTGCACGTGCTCTCGTCCGTGCGCGAGTACGCCGAGGGCATCCGCATCGACGTCGACCGGCTCGAGGAGCTCGCGGAGTCGTTCGACCCGACGAACCCCGATGAGCTGCGCGAGGCGCTGAAGAGCGGTGCGCTCATCCCGCCGAAGACGCCCGAGCAGGTCGAGACGCTCGCGCGCCTCGAGACGACGATCGCCCTCATCGAGGGCTGGGTCGACGCGGTCACCGAGACGGCGACCGCCAGGCTCCCCAAGCGCGAGTCGATCGCCGAGATGGTGCGCCGGCGGCGCGCGACGGGCGGCCCCGCCGAGAAGGCGTTCGGCACGCTCGTCGGCCTCGAGATCCGGCCGCGCCGACTGCGCGAGGCCGCCGCGTTCTGGCGCACGGTGACGGATGCCGTGGGCGCCGAGGTGCGCGACTCGCTCTGGGACCAGCCCGACCTCATGCCCGACGGCGCCGACATCGACGACCCGTCGCGCGTCATCGCGCGCCTGCAGGGCGCCGGCGAGCTCGACGAGATGGACCTCGCGCTGCAGGAGCTGCTCGACGACGCGGAGCGCGCGGAGGGCGAGGCGCCCGCGCCGGCTGAGGCCGACGACGAGCCCGACGAGGACTCCGGCGAGGACGCCCCGCCGCAGCGCTGACCCGGCCTGTGGAGCGTCGGCCTGTGGAGAGCCGGCGACGCGGCGGTGCCGATCGGCGCACCATGCCGCCATGCTGCGCCTCGATCCGCACCTCGCCGTCTTCCGCACCGCGCCCGACCGCATCGCGATCGGGGCGCAGCAGCCGGTCGCCGAGCTCGACGCGGACGACCCGACGCTCCTCGGCATCGCGGCGCTGACGCGCGGGGTCGTGCGCCGCGAGCTCGAGCACCTGCTGGGCGACGAGCCGGCCGCCGTGCTGCTCCGCGCGGTCGGGCCGGCGCTCGAGCTCTCGCCGCCCGCGCTCGGGGTGCGCGTGCGGGGCCGCATCCCCCTCGCCGACGCGCTGCACCGCGCGGTGCGGCTGTCGGGCCATCCCGCGCGCGACGACGGGCTCGTGCTGCCGGTGGCGGCGTGGCGGCTGCCGGACGCGGAGCTCGAGCGGCTCGCGGCGTCGGGGCTCGCGCACCTGCCCGTCGTGGTCGGCGACGTCTGGGTGCAGGTCGGGCCGTTCGTGCCCGCGGGCGCCGGCTGCGCGGGCTGCGCCCGGCAGGACGCCGCTCGCCTGGACGCCGGCGCGCTGCTCCCGGGCCACCTGACGCCCGTGCCGAGCCCGATCGCGGCGGCGCAGACGGTCGTCACGGTGCTCGGCGCCCTCCGCCGGGCGGCCGACGACGCGCTGCCAGCGGGCTGGGGCGCGCGCATCCGGCAGCGCGACGCCTCGGTCAGCGCGCTGCGGCGCTCCCGGGCGCGCTGCCCCCACCGATCTCGGCCAGG contains:
- a CDS encoding UPF0182 family protein, which codes for MSSNAERPTPATVRRQRPSPLLITILIVAAIIGAFVLFSGFYADVLWFDQLGFVQVLQTRWLSMAVMFLIGFLGMAVPLALSVQIAFRSRPVYAQLNSQLDRYQELVEPLRQVGMWAAPVVLGLFAGIASATQWETAQLWLHRTPFGETDPQFGFDISFYVFELPLYQQIVGFALAVLFISGVATLATAYLYGAIRVTGREFRISRSARIQLAIIVALYMLALGVSIWLGQYAALAMTSQGFLATGAGYTEVNATIPGAQILAGIAGLVAIFFIITAVIGRWRIAIVGTALLIAASLVVGVAYPAIVQRFQVDPSARTLEEPFIQRNIDATRAAWGIDGMVESESDARTDAEPGALRADAETTANIRIIDPALVTDAFANLQEYRQYYGFAEQLDVDRYEVDGQTQDTVIAVRELDLSGLEEDSWYNRHIVYTHGYGVVAAYGNQRGPEGQPVFLQQGIPTEGALGDYQPRVYFGESTPDYSIVGGAEGSAPLELDYPRSAEEGSGNANTTFSEDGGPKLDSFINRLVYALKFQSEQIILSDAVTADSQILYDRDPRDRVAAVAPYLTLDSDPYPAVVDQRLVWIVDGMTTTSMYPYSSHRSIAQTIADVTNANPELTAGDIVNYMRNSVKAVVDAYDGSVTLYAWDPEDPILQAWMQIYPGTVQPMSAMSGELMSHVRYPADMFKLQRNVLGDYHVTNPATFFSGDDQWATPSDPTWSNAQVTAPPQPPYYLTMSVDGQDPAFTLYSTFIPRDGREVLYGYLSVNADAGSTPGQVSEDYGRLTLQSLPKEGSIPGPGQVQNNFDTDAEVSQVLNILQQGSTEVLNGNLLTLPVGGGLLYVQPVYLQSTGATSFPVLRKILVAFGDDIAFEDTLDEALDSLFGGDSGADAGDSGVDPVPTEPGQEGEQPAPETDLQTQLDAAIEQAGTALQERQAAYAENDLVAAAEADERLTTALAEAIRLSAQIEGEAAPEEAPAETPAPEETTAP
- a CDS encoding YlbL family protein, yielding MSQPAGNPPIPSSAVREHPVQHRFPDVRPRRVRRAGWVGLGIAAVASLALAFLPSPYVVETPGPTFDTLGATDAGPLITIDGAETYPTEGELRLLTVSLLGNPQRPLTWIDVAEAYLDPSDSIIPMAAAFPPQVSVEESNEAGRIEMQNSQSAAVAAALLHEGLDVESDVRIAGVIPGSPAEGLLEEGDRILRVNGEAVYDVFSIRASIAAVDGPTTLEIQRGDEALTVEVTPVVEDGQKIVGIYPSNEFTFPFEVDIQLPNVGGPSAGMMFALGVVDELTPGAMTAGTRWAGTGTIAALGDVGPIGGIVQKMHGAVDAGATHFLAPVENCGEVAGHVPEGLTVFAVDTLDDAMAAIDAVAMNEDTSALPTCEAAPAP
- a CDS encoding zinc-dependent metalloprotease; protein product: MPEDSDDRRPEDELREMLQKFLSGEGPIDPARLAGAAGMPSDPAQLQALMAQLQAALARTEDGIDWEASRRQAAAVVQRDPGSVSSAERDAVRQAAELAALWLSETTDIGAAATELQLLSRQQWVDATIPVWQEMSEPVANSISDALTAAMQEHAPEEAQEMLAGAERILRNVGGTMFAMQLGNVVGQLAGETVAGGDFGFPLLEGTAALLPVNLRAVAEGLEIPEDQVRIWMSARELAHARLFHHARWLRLHVLSSVREYAEGIRIDVDRLEELAESFDPTNPDELREALKSGALIPPKTPEQVETLARLETTIALIEGWVDAVTETATARLPKRESIAEMVRRRRATGGPAEKAFGTLVGLEIRPRRLREAAAFWRTVTDAVGAEVRDSLWDQPDLMPDGADIDDPSRVIARLQGAGELDEMDLALQELLDDAERAEGEAPAPAEADDEPDEDSGEDAPPQR